From a single Sinomonas atrocyanea genomic region:
- the carA gene encoding glutamine-hydrolyzing carbamoyl-phosphate synthase small subunit, whose translation MPEAGTAAAAGGPAQGTRTRQPAVLVLEDGTTFRGHSYGVVGTTFGEAVFATGMTGYQETITDPSYARQIVVQTAPHIGNTGVNSEDAESRRIWVAGYVVRDPARRPSNWRSERSLDEELEAQGIVGIQGVDTRAITRHLREHKTMRAAIFSGDAARRPDQELLEDVRASAPMEGARLAEEVSVDTAYTVEPAEHGWEGEPRFTIAAIDLGIKAMTPHRFAERGVRVHVLPATATIEDVRAVGPDGFFMSNGPGDPATADAQVRLLRSVLDEKLPYFGICFGNQILGRALGFGTYKLRYGHRGINQPVMDRRTGKVEITSQNHGFAVDAPLEGATTAPEERYGRVEVSHISLNDQVVEGLACLDIPAFSVQYHPEAAAGPHDAAYLFDRFIDLMESSSASTKTPETEEAKK comes from the coding sequence GTGCCAGAGGCAGGGACAGCGGCAGCCGCAGGCGGCCCGGCGCAGGGCACCAGGACGCGGCAGCCCGCCGTCCTCGTGCTCGAGGACGGGACGACGTTCCGCGGCCACAGCTACGGCGTCGTGGGAACCACCTTCGGCGAGGCCGTCTTCGCGACCGGCATGACCGGGTACCAGGAGACGATCACCGATCCGTCCTACGCGCGGCAGATCGTCGTCCAGACCGCGCCGCACATCGGCAACACCGGAGTGAACAGCGAGGACGCCGAGTCCCGCCGCATCTGGGTCGCCGGCTACGTGGTCCGCGACCCCGCGCGCCGACCGTCCAACTGGCGCAGCGAGCGCAGCCTGGACGAGGAGCTCGAGGCCCAGGGGATCGTCGGCATCCAGGGTGTCGACACGCGCGCGATCACCCGCCACCTGCGCGAGCACAAGACGATGCGCGCCGCCATCTTCTCAGGCGACGCCGCGCGCCGCCCCGACCAGGAGCTGCTCGAGGACGTGCGCGCGAGCGCGCCCATGGAGGGAGCCCGCCTGGCCGAGGAGGTCAGCGTGGACACCGCCTACACGGTCGAGCCGGCCGAGCACGGCTGGGAGGGCGAGCCCCGCTTCACGATCGCGGCCATCGACCTCGGCATCAAGGCCATGACCCCCCACCGCTTCGCCGAGCGGGGCGTCCGGGTGCATGTGCTCCCCGCCACCGCGACCATCGAGGACGTGCGGGCCGTCGGCCCCGACGGCTTCTTCATGTCCAACGGCCCGGGCGACCCGGCCACGGCGGACGCCCAGGTGCGCCTGCTGCGCTCGGTGCTCGATGAGAAGCTGCCCTACTTCGGCATCTGCTTCGGCAACCAGATCCTCGGCCGGGCCCTCGGCTTCGGGACGTACAAGCTGCGCTACGGCCACCGCGGGATCAACCAGCCCGTCATGGACCGCCGCACCGGCAAGGTCGAGATCACGAGCCAGAACCACGGCTTCGCCGTCGACGCCCCGCTCGAGGGCGCGACGACGGCGCCGGAGGAGCGCTACGGCCGCGTCGAGGTCTCCCACATCAGCCTCAACGACCAGGTCGTCGAGGGCCTCGCGTGCCTCGACATCCCGGCGTTCTCCGTCCAGTACCACCCCGAGGCCGCGGCCGGCCCGCACGACGCCGCGTACCTGTTCGACCGCTTCATCGACCTGATGGAGTCGTCGTCCGCGAGCACCAAGACCCCTGAGACCGAGGAAGCGAAGAAGTAA
- a CDS encoding PH-like domain-containing protein yields the protein MDRLGPGLAMLALAVVLAGLMWRGWRGRLRRQSGIPAPRPVPADAGAERYRCSGQYVVTTTAGDWLDRVAAHGLGVRTGADAVVLDDGVAFDRSGASAVFIPREDLQDVGLASGMAGKFVEKDGLVVVGWLLGETAVETGFRPRYAEEKNALVAAIENVMGSAAGRAAGQGKSEQ from the coding sequence ATGGACCGCCTCGGACCGGGCCTGGCGATGCTCGCCCTGGCCGTGGTCCTCGCCGGCCTCATGTGGCGTGGATGGCGCGGGCGGCTCAGACGGCAGTCCGGGATCCCGGCGCCCCGTCCGGTCCCGGCGGACGCCGGCGCCGAGCGCTACCGATGCAGCGGCCAGTACGTCGTCACGACCACGGCGGGGGACTGGCTGGACCGCGTGGCCGCCCACGGCCTCGGAGTGCGGACAGGGGCGGACGCCGTGGTCCTCGACGACGGCGTGGCCTTCGACCGGTCGGGCGCCAGTGCCGTCTTCATCCCGCGTGAGGACCTGCAGGATGTAGGCCTCGCCTCCGGGATGGCCGGGAAGTTCGTCGAGAAGGACGGCCTTGTCGTCGTCGGCTGGCTCCTCGGGGAGACCGCCGTCGAGACGGGGTTCCGACCCCGCTACGCCGAAGAGAAGAACGCCCTCGTGGCAGCAATCGAGAATGTGATGGGTTCCGCGGCCGGACGCGCCGCGGGTCAGGGAAAGAGTGAGCAGTGA
- a CDS encoding dihydroorotase encodes MTASPRYLVRGASLYGETSADLLIADGVIAGVGSGLDASGATVVDADGLVALPGLVDVHTHLREPGREDAETVETGSKAAALGGYTAVHAMANSNPVADTAGVVEQVAHLGRRAGWADVRPVGAVTVGLKGERLAELGAMAESAAAVRMFSDDGMCVHDPVLMRRALEYVKALDGVVAQHAQEPRLTAGAQMNEGAVSSVLGLPGWPAVAEESIIARDVLLAQHVGSRLHVCHVSTAGSVEIIRWAKARGIDVTAEVTPHHLVLTDELVRTYDPVYKVNPPLRTHDDVEALRAALADGTIDVVGTDHAPHPSEHKECEWVQAAMGMTGLETALSVVQLAMVETGLMGWRDVARAMSEAPAKIGRDSDHGRPLAEGEPAHLVLVDPAARWTVDPAAQATKGRNSPFAGRELPGRVIATFYAGHPTVLDGALNAPHPAFAGAHAGER; translated from the coding sequence ATGACGGCTTCGCCGCGCTACCTCGTCCGGGGCGCCTCCCTGTACGGCGAGACCTCCGCCGACCTCCTCATCGCCGACGGCGTGATCGCCGGGGTCGGGTCCGGACTCGACGCCTCCGGCGCCACCGTGGTCGACGCCGACGGCCTGGTCGCGCTGCCCGGGCTCGTCGACGTCCACACGCACCTGCGCGAGCCGGGCCGTGAGGACGCCGAGACCGTCGAGACGGGATCGAAGGCCGCCGCCCTGGGCGGCTACACGGCCGTGCACGCGATGGCCAACTCGAATCCGGTCGCCGACACCGCGGGCGTGGTCGAGCAGGTCGCACACCTCGGACGCCGCGCCGGCTGGGCGGACGTGCGTCCCGTCGGGGCCGTGACCGTGGGCCTGAAGGGCGAGCGGCTCGCGGAGCTCGGCGCCATGGCCGAGTCCGCCGCGGCCGTGCGGATGTTCTCCGACGACGGCATGTGCGTCCACGACCCGGTCCTCATGCGCCGTGCCCTCGAGTACGTCAAGGCCCTCGACGGCGTCGTCGCCCAGCACGCGCAGGAACCGCGGCTCACCGCGGGCGCGCAGATGAACGAGGGCGCCGTGTCCTCGGTCCTCGGCCTCCCGGGCTGGCCCGCGGTCGCGGAGGAGAGCATCATCGCCCGCGACGTCCTCCTCGCCCAGCACGTGGGATCGCGCCTGCACGTGTGCCACGTCTCGACCGCCGGGTCGGTCGAGATCATCCGCTGGGCCAAGGCCCGCGGCATCGACGTGACGGCGGAGGTCACCCCGCACCACCTGGTGCTCACCGACGAGCTCGTGCGCACCTACGATCCGGTGTACAAGGTCAATCCGCCGCTGCGGACGCACGACGACGTCGAGGCGCTCCGCGCGGCCCTCGCCGACGGCACCATCGACGTCGTGGGGACCGACCACGCCCCCCACCCGAGCGAGCACAAGGAGTGCGAGTGGGTGCAGGCCGCGATGGGGATGACGGGCCTCGAGACGGCGCTCTCGGTGGTCCAGCTGGCGATGGTCGAGACCGGCCTCATGGGCTGGCGGGACGTGGCCCGCGCGATGTCCGAGGCACCCGCAAAGATCGGCCGGGACAGCGACCACGGCCGTCCGCTCGCCGAGGGCGAGCCCGCGCACCTGGTCCTCGTGGACCCGGCCGCCCGGTGGACGGTGGACCCGGCTGCCCAGGCCACCAAGGGCCGCAACTCGCCCTTCGCGGGCCGCGAGCTGCCCGGACGGGTCATCGCGACCTTCTACGCCGGCCATCCGACGGTGCTCGACGGCGCGCTCAACGCCCCGCACCCCGCGTTCGCCGGCGCGCACGCAGGGGAGCGCTGA
- a CDS encoding aspartate carbamoyltransferase catalytic subunit, giving the protein MKHLLSTKDLSAEDAIRILDTAEEMSAVNSREVKKLPALRGRTVVNLFFEDSTRTRISFEAAAKRLSADVINFAAKGSSVSKGESLKDTAQTLEAIGADAVVLRHSASGAAHRLAVTDWISAAVVNAGDGTHEHPTQALLDAFTLRRHLSRLSGTPSAGADLAGARVLIVGDILHSRVARSDVWLLATLGAHVTLVAPPTLLPIGLDGWPCEVTYDLDEAIASRPDAIMMLRVQAERMNASYFPSTGEYSRRWGLGDERFARLSELGLKDTVILHPGPMVRGLEISSAAADSERSQVLKQVANGVSVRMAVLYLLMSGGSAGYPAAAPELKETAS; this is encoded by the coding sequence ATGAAGCACCTGCTCTCGACGAAGGACCTCTCGGCCGAGGACGCGATCCGCATCCTCGACACCGCCGAGGAGATGAGCGCGGTCAACTCCCGCGAGGTCAAGAAGCTGCCCGCCCTGCGCGGACGCACCGTGGTGAACCTGTTCTTCGAGGACTCGACCCGCACGCGCATCTCCTTCGAGGCCGCGGCCAAGCGGCTCTCCGCAGACGTGATCAACTTCGCCGCGAAGGGCTCGTCCGTCTCGAAGGGGGAGTCCCTCAAGGACACCGCCCAGACGCTCGAGGCCATCGGCGCCGACGCGGTCGTCCTCCGCCACTCCGCCTCCGGCGCCGCCCACCGGCTCGCCGTGACCGACTGGATCAGCGCGGCGGTGGTCAACGCGGGCGACGGGACCCACGAGCACCCGACCCAGGCACTCCTCGACGCGTTCACGCTGCGGCGCCACCTCTCCCGCCTCTCGGGCACGCCGTCCGCGGGGGCCGACCTCGCAGGCGCGCGCGTCCTGATCGTCGGCGACATCCTGCACTCCCGCGTGGCCCGCTCGGACGTGTGGCTGCTGGCCACCCTCGGGGCCCACGTGACGCTCGTCGCCCCGCCCACGCTCCTGCCGATCGGTCTCGACGGGTGGCCGTGCGAGGTCACCTACGACCTCGACGAGGCCATCGCCTCGCGCCCGGACGCCATCATGATGCTGCGCGTCCAGGCCGAACGGATGAACGCCTCCTACTTCCCCTCCACGGGCGAGTACTCCCGCCGCTGGGGCCTCGGCGACGAGCGGTTCGCCCGCCTGTCGGAGCTGGGCCTGAAGGACACCGTCATCCTGCACCCGGGGCCGATGGTCCGAGGGCTCGAGATCTCCTCGGCCGCCGCGGACTCCGAGCGGTCCCAGGTCCTCAAGCAGGTCGCGAACGGTGTCTCCGTGCGCATGGCCGTGCTCTACCTGCTGATGTCCGGCGGATCCGCGGGCTACCCCGCGGCCGCCCCCGAGCTGAAGGAGACAGCCTCATGA
- the pyrR gene encoding bifunctional pyr operon transcriptional regulator/uracil phosphoribosyltransferase PyrR gives MAPASAEERSVSAGRVVLSGGDIDRALTRIAHEILEANRGPEGIVLLGIPRRGYPLAVRLAAKLAAADPAVDPSAVVGQLDITMFRDDLSRQPTRPPARTILPPGGIDDKVVVLVDDVLFSGRTIRAALDALVDLGRPRSVRLAVLVDRGHRELPIRADHVGKNLPTSRAEKVRVRLAEVDAGSGFPEDLVAIEGPEEAAHG, from the coding sequence GTGGCACCTGCCTCTGCAGAAGAGCGCAGCGTGAGTGCCGGCCGGGTTGTCCTCTCAGGGGGCGACATCGACCGCGCGCTGACGCGCATAGCGCACGAGATCCTCGAAGCCAACCGCGGCCCCGAAGGGATCGTCCTCCTCGGCATCCCGCGCCGGGGCTATCCTCTCGCCGTCCGGCTCGCGGCGAAGCTCGCCGCCGCCGATCCCGCGGTGGACCCGTCCGCCGTCGTCGGCCAGCTCGACATCACGATGTTCCGCGACGACCTCTCGCGGCAGCCCACCCGCCCGCCGGCCCGCACGATCCTTCCGCCCGGGGGGATCGACGACAAGGTGGTCGTGCTCGTCGACGACGTGCTGTTCTCCGGCCGCACCATCCGCGCCGCCCTCGACGCCCTCGTCGACCTCGGCCGGCCCCGCTCGGTGCGCCTGGCGGTACTCGTCGACCGCGGCCACCGCGAGCTGCCGATCCGCGCCGACCATGTCGGCAAGAACCTTCCCACCTCCCGCGCCGAGAAGGTGCGCGTGCGCCTCGCCGAGGTCGACGCCGGCTCCGGCTTCCCCGAGGACCTCGTGGCCATCGAGGGCCCCGAGGAGGCGGCACACGGATGA
- a CDS encoding PrsW family intramembrane metalloprotease gives MTSNEPPRWEQPEPGSYVPPPRPWQPPAAPAGPAAPAPGTPPASAPAAGPGGAWPPLALPPARGPRMRPGALALLLGGAAALLAGLAVVVPFLLRATGSSGLLVGFVLSLFPLAIVLLAVFAVDRWEPEPRGLIVLALVWGAVMSVAATALIQPLFLDAFGPRSGAAATLRFLATVEAPVVEESAKGLGLLILMLAAHKYVDGPVDGIVYGMTIAAGFAFTENILYFGRFFSETSGSAASLAVIFTMRGVLSPFAHAMFTGTLGLIMGLAARRWSPGLVVGAFLVGLAPAMLLHNIWNSGGEDFFLLYVLVQIPLFGAAALGVYFLRRAEARLTHARLVEYAQAGWFSPLEVEMLATPRGRSAGLRWAGGVGRRPAMRSFIRTATDLAAARQRVLSGRDVRGYAAAQQELLDRIGRERDALLGVSGGRPQL, from the coding sequence ATGACGAGCAACGAGCCGCCGCGGTGGGAGCAGCCCGAGCCCGGAAGCTACGTCCCGCCGCCCCGCCCGTGGCAGCCGCCTGCAGCGCCCGCGGGTCCCGCGGCGCCCGCACCGGGCACTCCCCCGGCGTCCGCGCCGGCGGCTGGGCCGGGCGGCGCGTGGCCGCCGCTCGCGCTGCCGCCCGCGCGCGGGCCGCGGATGCGCCCGGGGGCGCTCGCGCTGCTGCTGGGCGGTGCCGCGGCGCTGCTCGCGGGGCTGGCCGTGGTGGTTCCCTTCCTGCTGCGGGCCACGGGGAGCTCCGGGCTGCTGGTCGGCTTCGTGCTCTCCCTGTTCCCGCTGGCGATCGTGCTGCTTGCGGTCTTCGCCGTAGACCGCTGGGAGCCCGAGCCGCGGGGACTGATCGTCCTGGCGCTCGTCTGGGGCGCCGTCATGTCGGTCGCGGCGACGGCGTTGATCCAGCCGCTGTTCCTCGACGCCTTCGGACCGCGCTCCGGCGCCGCCGCGACGCTGCGGTTCCTGGCCACGGTCGAGGCGCCCGTCGTCGAGGAGAGCGCCAAGGGGCTGGGTCTGCTCATCCTCATGCTCGCGGCGCATAAGTATGTCGACGGGCCGGTGGACGGGATCGTCTACGGCATGACGATCGCCGCGGGGTTCGCCTTCACGGAGAACATCCTCTACTTCGGCCGGTTCTTCAGCGAGACCTCCGGGTCCGCCGCGTCGCTGGCCGTCATCTTCACGATGCGCGGAGTGCTCTCCCCGTTCGCCCACGCGATGTTCACGGGGACGCTCGGGCTCATCATGGGGCTCGCCGCCCGGCGCTGGAGCCCGGGCCTGGTCGTGGGCGCGTTCCTCGTGGGCCTGGCCCCGGCCATGCTCCTGCACAACATCTGGAACAGCGGCGGGGAGGACTTCTTCCTCCTCTACGTCCTGGTCCAGATCCCGCTGTTCGGGGCGGCCGCGCTGGGGGTGTACTTCCTGCGGCGGGCCGAGGCGCGGCTCACGCACGCGCGCCTCGTGGAGTACGCCCAGGCCGGCTGGTTCTCGCCCCTCGAGGTCGAGATGCTCGCGACGCCGCGGGGCCGCAGCGCGGGCCTGAGGTGGGCAGGCGGCGTGGGCAGGCGCCCCGCGATGCGGTCATTCATCCGCACCGCGACGGACCTCGCGGCGGCGCGCCAGCGCGTGCTCAGCGGTCGCGACGTGCGCGGCTACGCCGCGGCCCAGCAGGAGCTCCTGGACCGCATAGGCCGCGAACGTGACGCGCTGCTCGGGGTGTCCGGCGGCCGCCCGCAGCTGTGA
- the nusB gene encoding transcription antitermination factor NusB, with amino-acid sequence MSARGKARARALDILFEAEQRGVPASVAIQGRRDRTEQVINPYTVEIVDGVTARQPQIDEILRTYAQGWTLERMPSVDRIILRIGLWELLFNDDVPDAVAVSEAVALARTMSTDESPSFVNGLLGRLQELKPTLLA; translated from the coding sequence GTGAGCGCCCGTGGAAAGGCCCGTGCGCGGGCCCTCGACATCCTCTTCGAGGCCGAGCAGCGCGGTGTTCCGGCGTCGGTGGCCATCCAGGGCCGCCGGGACCGGACCGAGCAGGTGATCAACCCCTACACCGTCGAGATCGTGGACGGCGTGACCGCCAGGCAGCCCCAGATCGATGAGATCTTGAGGACCTACGCGCAGGGATGGACGCTCGAGCGCATGCCCTCGGTCGACCGCATCATCCTGCGCATCGGCCTGTGGGAGCTGCTCTTCAACGACGACGTCCCGGACGCAGTCGCCGTGAGCGAGGCCGTGGCCCTGGCCCGGACCATGTCCACCGACGAGTCCCCGAGCTTCGTCAACGGGCTCCTCGGGCGCCTCCAGGAGCTCAAGCCGACGCTGCTGGCCTGA
- the efp gene encoding elongation factor P produces the protein MATTNDIKNGTVLNLDGQLWNVIEFQHVKPGKGGAFVRTKLRNVLSGKVVDKTFNAGTKIDTATVDRRDFQYLYKDGADFVFMDTDTYDQITVAGETVGNAANFMLENQTVLIALHEGNPLYVELPPSVTLEITYTEPGLQGDRSSAGTKPATVETGYEIQVPLFLETGTRVKVDTRDGGYLGRVND, from the coding sequence GTGGCAACCACCAACGACATCAAGAACGGCACCGTGCTGAACCTGGACGGCCAGCTGTGGAACGTCATCGAGTTCCAGCACGTGAAGCCGGGCAAGGGCGGTGCCTTCGTGCGCACCAAGCTGCGCAACGTGCTCTCGGGCAAGGTCGTCGACAAGACCTTCAACGCCGGCACCAAGATCGACACCGCCACGGTGGACCGCCGTGACTTCCAGTACCTCTACAAGGACGGCGCCGACTTCGTGTTCATGGACACGGACACGTACGACCAGATCACGGTCGCCGGCGAGACCGTCGGCAACGCGGCCAACTTCATGCTCGAGAACCAGACGGTGCTCATCGCGCTGCACGAGGGCAACCCGCTCTACGTCGAGCTCCCGCCGAGCGTGACGCTCGAGATCACCTACACCGAGCCGGGCCTGCAGGGCGACCGCTCGTCCGCCGGCACCAAGCCCGCCACCGTCGAGACCGGCTACGAGATCCAGGTTCCGCTCTTCCTCGAGACCGGCACCAGGGTCAAGGTCGACACCCGTGACGGCGGCTACCTGGGACGTGTCAACGACTAG
- a CDS encoding tetratricopeptide repeat protein, translated as MISDRREWPDAGFPGVAVNPETLDTEVVDEERCADALAASSDPRDHALVELARGHVSAAAEILVEARYTDPESFRLKVLELDVLRAGNRNDRAVERAQQLLSESKGTPNEAMVLQYLGKIQFSRGNYAAAEKAFSQALELRVAASADASLIYSSTVALGRARELRSREQ; from the coding sequence ATGATCAGCGACCGCCGCGAGTGGCCGGACGCGGGGTTCCCCGGCGTCGCGGTCAACCCGGAGACGTTGGACACAGAGGTCGTCGACGAGGAACGCTGTGCCGACGCCCTCGCCGCGAGCAGCGACCCCCGCGACCACGCGCTCGTCGAGCTGGCCCGCGGGCACGTCAGCGCGGCCGCGGAGATCCTCGTGGAGGCCCGCTACACCGACCCGGAGTCCTTCCGTCTGAAGGTGCTCGAACTCGACGTGCTGCGCGCCGGAAACCGCAACGACCGCGCCGTGGAGCGGGCACAGCAGCTCCTGAGCGAGTCGAAGGGCACGCCCAACGAGGCGATGGTCCTGCAGTACCTGGGCAAGATCCAGTTCTCCCGCGGGAACTACGCCGCGGCGGAGAAGGCCTTCTCCCAGGCGCTCGAGCTCCGGGTCGCCGCCTCGGCCGATGCGAGCCTCATCTACTCCTCGACGGTGGCCCTCGGGCGGGCCCGGGAGCTGCGCAGCCGCGAGCAGTGA
- the aroB gene encoding 3-dehydroquinate synthase, which yields MSSDAGVIKVTGSTPAENYDVVVGHGLLGRLAPVLGERVRRVLVIHPRALRATGDAVRESLEADGFTALTAEIPDAEEGKHIQVAAFCWQVLGQNDFTRSDAIVSVGGGAVTDVAGFVAATWLRGVRVVHLPTSLLGMVDAAVGGKTGINTAEGKNLVGVFHPPAAVLADLDALATLPRNELLTGMAEVVKCGFIADPAILDLIEKDPEAVADPASDVVRELIERSIAVKAKVVSADLKESGLREVLNYGHTLGHAIELAERYSWRHGAAVSVGMMFAAELARSVGRLDDATADRHRTILTSLGLPTTYRGDRWQALLDGMRRDKKARGDLLRFVVLDDVAKPGILEVPDASLLFAAYQEIAQGAAE from the coding sequence ATGAGCAGCGACGCTGGGGTCATCAAGGTCACGGGCAGCACGCCCGCCGAGAACTACGACGTCGTGGTCGGACACGGCCTGCTCGGCCGGCTCGCCCCGGTCCTCGGCGAGCGGGTGCGGCGCGTGCTGGTGATCCACCCCAGGGCGTTGAGGGCGACCGGAGACGCCGTCCGCGAGTCGCTCGAGGCCGACGGGTTCACCGCCCTCACGGCGGAGATCCCCGACGCCGAAGAGGGGAAGCACATCCAGGTCGCGGCGTTCTGCTGGCAGGTGCTGGGCCAGAACGACTTCACCCGCTCCGACGCCATCGTCTCGGTGGGCGGGGGAGCGGTCACCGACGTGGCGGGCTTCGTCGCGGCAACCTGGCTGCGCGGCGTCCGGGTGGTGCACCTGCCCACGAGCCTGCTCGGCATGGTCGACGCCGCAGTGGGCGGCAAGACGGGCATCAACACCGCCGAGGGCAAGAACCTCGTCGGGGTCTTCCACCCGCCGGCGGCCGTCCTGGCGGACCTCGACGCGCTGGCCACCCTGCCCCGCAACGAACTGCTCACCGGCATGGCCGAGGTGGTCAAGTGCGGCTTCATCGCGGACCCCGCGATCCTCGACCTCATCGAGAAGGACCCCGAGGCCGTCGCGGACCCCGCCTCGGACGTGGTGCGCGAGCTGATCGAGCGCTCCATCGCGGTCAAGGCCAAGGTCGTCTCGGCGGACCTCAAGGAGTCCGGCCTGAGGGAGGTGCTCAACTACGGCCACACCCTCGGCCACGCGATCGAGCTGGCGGAGCGCTACTCGTGGCGGCACGGCGCCGCGGTGAGCGTGGGCATGATGTTCGCCGCCGAGCTGGCGCGCAGCGTGGGACGGCTCGACGATGCCACGGCGGACCGCCACCGCACCATCCTGACCTCGCTCGGGCTGCCGACCACGTACCGCGGCGACCGCTGGCAGGCCCTCCTGGACGGCATGCGGCGGGACAAGAAGGCCCGCGGCGACCTCCTGCGCTTCGTGGTGCTCGACGACGTCGCCAAGCCCGGGATCCTCGAGGTTCCCGATGCGTCGCTGCTGTTCGCCGCTTACCAGGAGATCGCGCAGGGAGCCGCAGAATGA
- the aroC gene encoding chorismate synthase has protein sequence MLRWLTAGESHGPALVGILEGLPAGVALTSEDIRQALARRRLGYGRGARMKFEADEVTILGGVRHGKTQGGPVAIQVGNTEWPKWEQIMASDPVDPAELEGQARNAPLTRPRPGHADFTGMQKYGFDEARPVLERASARETAARVALGTAAAAFLAELGIELVSHTTQIAGVAVPDDAPLPLPGDVEALDADPLRCFHAETSGAMVAEVDAAHKEGETLGGVVEVLAYGLPPGLGSYVHWDRRLDARLAGALMGIQAIKGVEVGDGFRTAARRGSEAHDEIVREPNGKIVRSTNRAGGIEGGMSIGDVLRVRAAMKPIATVPRALRTVDVATGEAAKAHHQRSDVCAVPAAGVVAEAMVALVLAQAVLEKFGGDSVGETRRNLESFLAAIPAALDSVAG, from the coding sequence ATGTTGCGTTGGTTGACGGCCGGTGAGTCCCATGGCCCGGCACTCGTAGGCATCCTCGAGGGGCTCCCCGCCGGCGTCGCCCTCACAAGCGAGGACATCCGCCAGGCCCTCGCGCGCCGCCGCCTGGGCTACGGCCGCGGCGCGCGCATGAAGTTCGAGGCCGACGAGGTCACGATCCTCGGCGGTGTGCGGCACGGCAAGACCCAGGGCGGCCCCGTGGCCATCCAGGTCGGCAACACGGAATGGCCCAAGTGGGAGCAGATCATGGCCTCCGACCCGGTCGATCCGGCCGAGCTCGAGGGCCAGGCGCGCAATGCGCCGCTCACCCGGCCTCGCCCCGGCCACGCGGACTTCACGGGCATGCAGAAGTACGGCTTCGACGAGGCCCGTCCGGTCCTGGAGAGGGCCTCCGCCCGCGAGACCGCGGCGCGCGTGGCCCTCGGCACCGCCGCGGCGGCGTTCCTCGCCGAGCTCGGCATCGAACTCGTGAGCCACACGACCCAGATCGCCGGCGTCGCCGTCCCCGACGACGCCCCGCTTCCGCTCCCCGGCGACGTCGAGGCGCTCGACGCCGACCCGCTGCGCTGCTTCCACGCCGAGACTTCCGGGGCGATGGTGGCCGAAGTGGACGCCGCCCACAAGGAGGGCGAGACCCTCGGCGGCGTCGTCGAGGTCCTCGCCTACGGCCTCCCGCCGGGCCTCGGCAGCTACGTGCACTGGGACCGGCGGCTCGACGCGCGCCTCGCCGGCGCCCTCATGGGCATCCAGGCGATCAAGGGAGTCGAGGTCGGCGACGGCTTCCGCACTGCGGCCCGGCGCGGCTCGGAGGCCCACGACGAGATCGTGCGCGAGCCGAACGGCAAGATCGTCCGCTCCACCAACCGGGCCGGCGGGATCGAGGGCGGCATGAGCATCGGCGACGTCCTGCGCGTCCGTGCCGCGATGAAGCCCATCGCCACCGTCCCGCGCGCCCTGCGCACGGTGGACGTGGCCACGGGCGAGGCCGCCAAGGCGCACCACCAGCGCTCGGACGTCTGCGCGGTGCCCGCCGCGGGCGTCGTCGCCGAGGCCATGGTCGCGCTCGTCCTCGCGCAGGCCGTCCTCGAGAAGTTCGGCGGCGACTCCGTGGGGGAGACCCGCCGCAACCTCGAGTCGTTCCTCGCCGCCATCCCGGCAGCGCTCGACTCGGTGGCGGGATGA